A genomic window from Silene latifolia isolate original U9 population chromosome 11, ASM4854445v1, whole genome shotgun sequence includes:
- the LOC141612480 gene encoding 3-ketoacyl-CoA synthase 6-like: MDTSHTNSVKLKYVKLGYSYLVNHFLGLILIPIMAGVLVQILRVGPEYIVTLVKSLHLDTIQVLCSSFLIIFVLTVYFMSKPRSVYLVDYSLFKPLSIFRVPFSTFMEHSRLNLKDNPKSVEFQMRILERSGLGEETCLPPAIHYIPPNPTMEAARAEAEMVIFSSIDDLLKKTGVKAKEIDILIVNCSLFSPTPSLSAMVVNKYKLRSNIKSFNLAGMGCSCSPISVDLARDLLQVHPNSYALVISTEIITPNYYQGNERAMLLPNCLFRVGCATILLSNKPKEKRRSKYQLLHVVRTHKGADDKAYKCVFQEEDKEGKVGISLQKDLMAIAGEALKSNITTMGPLVLPASEQLLFLFSLIGRKIFNPKWKPYIPDFKQAFEHFCIHAGGRAVIDELQKNLQLSSEHCEASRMTLHRFGNTSSSSLWYELSYIESKGRMNKGDRVWQIAFGSGFKCNSAVWKCNRTIKTHVDGPWADCIDRYPVHIPDVMKL, encoded by the exons ATGGATACGAGTCATACAAATTCTGTAAAGTTAAAGTACGTTAAACTAGGTTACAGTTACCTAGTGAACCATTTCCTAGGTCTTATTCTTATACCAATTATGGCTGGGGTACTAGTCCAGATTCTTCGGGTCGGACCCGAATATATTGTAACCCTAGTGAAATCCTTACATTTGGATACAATCCAAGTGTTATGCTCTTCATTTCTTATAATATTTGTACTTACGGTCTACTTCATGTCTAAGCCACGGTCCGTTTATTTAGTGGACTACTCCTTATTTAAACCCTTGTCGATATTCCGTGTCCCATTTTCGACTTTTATGGAGCATTCGCGACTCAACCTGAAAGATAACCCGAAAAGTGTTGAATTTCAAATGAGGATTTTAGAAAGGTCGGGTTTAGGTGAAGAGACATGTTTACCCCCGGCTATTCATTATATTCCTCCTAATCCTACTATGGAAGCTGCCCGGGCCGAGGCCGAAATGGTCATTTTTTCGTCGATCGATGATTTGTTAAAAAAGACGGGTGTTAAGGCTAAGGAAATTGATATTTTGATCGTTAATTGTAGTTTATTTTCTCCTACGCCTTCTTTATCTGCTATGGTGGTCAATAAATACAAGCTAAGGAGTAATATTAAAAGCTTTAATTTAGCGGGTATGGGTTGTAGTTGTAGCCCGATATCCGTCGACCTGGCCCGCGACTTGTTACAG GTGCACCCGAATTCATATGCCCTAGTGATCAGCACGGAGATCATAACGCCAAACTATTATCAAGGGAACGAGCGTGCGATGCTCTTGCCAAATTGCCTATTCCGTGTGGGATGTGCGACAATCTTGTTATCGAACAAGCCAAAGGAGAAGCGTAGGTCCAAGTACCAGCTTCTCCATGTTGTCCGTACCCATAAGGGTGCGGACGACAAGGCATATAAGTGTGTATTCCAAGAGGAAGACAAAGAGGGCAAAGTCGGAATTTCACTTCAAAAGGATTTAATGGCAATAGCCGGGGAGGCTTTAAAGTCCAATATCACTACAATGGGCCCATTAGTCCTACCGGCGTCCGaacaacttttatttttattctcGTTAATTGGTCGGAAAATATTTAACCCGAAATGGAAGCCTTATATACCCGATTTCAAGCAAGCCTTCGAACATTTTTGTATTCATGCGGGTGGTAGGGCGGTCATAGACGAGCTTCAGAAGAACCTTCAATTGTCGTCTGAACATTGTGAAGCGTCTAGGATGACGCTTCATAGGTTCGGGAACACGTCTTCGTCTTCCCTTTGGTACGAGCTAAGCTACATTGAGTCGAAGGGGAGGATGAATAAGGGTGATCGAGTTTGGCAAATTGCATTTGGAAGCGGGTTTAAGTGTAATAGCGCGGTTTGGAAGTGTAACCGGACTATTAAGACACATGTTGATGGGCCTTGGGCCGACTGCATTGACCGATACCCGGTCCATATACCGGATGTGATGAAGCTTTGA
- the LOC141614766 gene encoding uncharacterized protein LOC141614766, whose product MSLLSLNCRGLGNPSAVSGLRNLLRNEAPALVFLSETKLSGEEFRRVRASFDEYEGMEVDSVGRSGGLAFMWKKHIQCNFRSASVHHMDFEIQGEEGTWRATGFYGWPNVTERHLSWELLRELGSQYDGPWVCIGDFNEVLFVTEMKGGVRAQWQMNNFREVVDDCGLRDVDFEGYTFTYDNGQAEEDNRQSRIDRAQCNEAWIDLFPRAKLIHLEREWSDHAPISLRLARRRREEQAQGKLFRFEQLWVGADGCEGVVQEAWEKGGTDLVELLAQCNTP is encoded by the exons atgagTCTTTTAAGCCTCAACTGCAGGGGGCTGGGCAACCCCTCTGCAGTTAGTGGACTCCGTAATTTATTACGGAATGAGGCCCCCGCCTTGGTCTTTCTCTCCGAGACCAAGCTAAGCGGTGAAGAGTTTAGGAGAGTCAGGGCTAGCTTTGATGAGTATGAGGGAATGGAAGTGGATAGTGTTGGGAGGTCTGGGGGGCTAGCCTTTATGTGGAAGAAGCATATACAATGTAATTTTCGTTCAGCATCGGTTCACCATATGGATTTTGAGATTCAGGGAGAAGAAGGGACCTGGCGTGCAACAGggttttatgggtggccaaatgtTACAGAGAGACATCTGTCGTGGGAGCTTCTTAGGGAGCTTGGTTCGCAATATGATGGCCCATGGGTGTGTATAGGGGACTTTAATGAGGTGCTCTTTGTGACTGAGATGAAAGGGGGTGTACGGGCTCAATGGCAAATGAATAATTTCAGGGAGGTAGTGGACGACTGTGGGTTAAGGGATGTCGATTTTGAGGGGTATACGTTCACCTACGATAATGGGCAAGCGGAGGAAGATAATAGACAAAGCCGAATTGATAGAGCTCAATGCAATGAGGCTTGGATTGATTTATTTCCGAGGGCGAAGCTTATCCACTTGGAGCGGGAGTGGTCAGACCATGCTCCAATCTCGCTACGGTTGGCACGAAGAAGGCGTGAAGAGCAGGCACAAGGGAAGCTGTTCCGGTTCGAACAGTTGTGGGTTGGAGCGGATGGGTGTGAGGGGGTGGTTCAGGAAGCGTGGGAGAAAGGAGGGACGGATTTGGTGGAGCTTTTAGCtcagtgtaatactcc gtga